One genomic segment of Hymenobacter psoromatis includes these proteins:
- a CDS encoding assimilatory sulfite reductase (NADPH) flavoprotein subunit, whose amino-acid sequence MLPVLPPALDEASLQQLTRGLTAQQLAWLSGYFYGQAAGAGQAAVAGAVATPGTQKLTILYGSHTGNGKKIAEQAAAAAATRDLVAEVRDMNDYPPRQLAQEENLLVIVSTHGEGEPPVSAEELHQFITGSRAPKLPKLRYAVLALGDKSYLHYCQTGKDFDQKLAELGGTRLLDRVDVDVAFKAPAAQWIDAVLDVLAGAATARVAATAGAGGAAVAAAPTPLPAAEYTHENPWQARVLDSIQLNGRGSDKETYHLELDLAGAGLRYAPGDALAVVPVNHNPLVEEVLKASRLSDMAPVRLGDESLPLAAALASRRELTVLTRDVLERYAALAPHAELHGLLADSARLQPYLYGRDVADLLTDFPTDQLTAQALADTLRPLPSRAYSIASSLLAHPDEVHLTVSAVRYEAHGRRKHGVCSSFLADRVAVGDEARVYVQQNEYFRLPPTGDTDLIMVGAGTGVAPFRAFVEERVELGAAGRNWLLFGNPHFTTDFLYQAEWQQHLKRGGLARLDVAFSRDQAQKVYVQDRLLENSRDVFGWLENGAHFYVCGDKTRLGHAVLAALIQVVEKEAGLAPAEATAYVKNLRKQRRYLEDVY is encoded by the coding sequence ATGCTTCCTGTTCTTCCGCCCGCCCTCGATGAGGCCAGCTTGCAGCAGCTTACCCGTGGCCTCACGGCGCAGCAGCTGGCGTGGCTGAGCGGCTATTTCTACGGCCAGGCGGCCGGGGCCGGCCAGGCGGCCGTAGCCGGGGCCGTGGCCACGCCAGGCACCCAAAAGCTTACTATTCTCTACGGCTCGCACACTGGCAACGGCAAGAAAATAGCCGAGCAGGCGGCCGCGGCCGCCGCTACGCGCGACCTGGTGGCGGAGGTGCGCGACATGAACGACTACCCTCCCCGGCAGCTGGCGCAGGAGGAGAATCTGCTCGTCATCGTGAGCACGCACGGCGAGGGCGAGCCGCCGGTCAGCGCCGAGGAATTGCACCAGTTTATCACGGGCTCGCGGGCGCCGAAGCTGCCGAAGCTGCGCTACGCGGTGCTGGCGCTGGGCGACAAAAGCTACCTGCACTACTGCCAGACGGGCAAGGACTTCGACCAAAAGCTAGCCGAGCTGGGCGGCACGCGCCTGCTCGACCGCGTGGATGTGGACGTGGCCTTCAAAGCGCCCGCCGCGCAGTGGATTGACGCCGTGCTGGACGTGCTGGCCGGCGCGGCTACTGCGCGTGTCGCCGCCACGGCTGGGGCTGGAGGCGCGGCCGTGGCCGCGGCCCCTACCCCCCTCCCGGCGGCCGAATACACCCACGAAAACCCCTGGCAGGCCAGGGTGCTCGACAGCATTCAGCTCAATGGCCGCGGCTCGGACAAGGAGACGTACCACCTGGAGCTGGACCTGGCGGGCGCGGGCCTGCGCTACGCGCCCGGCGACGCGCTGGCGGTGGTGCCCGTTAACCATAACCCGCTGGTAGAGGAGGTGTTAAAGGCCTCGCGCCTCAGCGACATGGCCCCGGTGCGGCTCGGCGACGAAAGCCTACCCCTGGCCGCCGCGCTGGCCAGCCGCCGCGAGCTGACGGTGCTGACCCGCGACGTACTGGAGCGCTACGCTGCCCTGGCCCCGCACGCCGAGCTGCACGGCCTGCTGGCCGATTCGGCCCGCCTGCAACCCTACCTCTACGGCCGCGACGTGGCCGATTTGCTCACCGATTTTCCCACCGACCAGCTCACCGCCCAGGCCCTGGCCGACACGCTGCGGCCGCTGCCCAGCCGCGCCTACTCCATCGCCAGTAGCCTGCTGGCCCACCCCGACGAGGTGCACCTCACGGTGAGCGCCGTGCGCTACGAGGCCCACGGCCGCCGCAAGCACGGCGTGTGCTCATCGTTTTTGGCCGACCGCGTGGCGGTGGGCGACGAGGCGCGGGTGTATGTGCAGCAGAACGAATATTTCCGCCTACCCCCCACCGGCGACACGGACCTCATTATGGTGGGCGCGGGCACGGGCGTGGCGCCGTTCCGGGCTTTTGTGGAGGAGCGCGTGGAGCTGGGCGCGGCCGGGCGCAACTGGCTGCTGTTTGGTAACCCGCACTTTACCACCGACTTCCTTTACCAGGCCGAGTGGCAGCAGCACCTCAAGCGCGGCGGCCTGGCGCGGCTCGACGTGGCGTTTTCGCGCGACCAGGCCCAGAAGGTGTACGTGCAGGACCGGCTACTTGAGAACAGCCGCGACGTGTTTGGCTGGCTCGAAAACGGGGCGCATTTTTACGTGTGCGGCGATAAAACCCGCCTCGGCCACGCCGTGTTGGCGGCCCTTATTCAGGTAGTAGAAAAGGAAGCCGGCCTCGCGCCCGCCGAGGCCACGGCCTACGTGAAAAACCTGCGCAAGCAGCGCCGGTATCTGGAAGACGTGTATTAG
- the cobA gene encoding uroporphyrinogen-III C-methyltransferase produces MTNSPLFLPRLTVVGAGPGDPELLTLKGARVLAAADVVLYDALANDELLAHTRPGTELVFVGKRLGFKAYSQEEINELIVRWAYRRGHVVRLKGGDPFVFGRGREEMLHAEAHGLATEYVPGISSAVAAAGSLGIPPTHRGLSEGFRVLTATTADGQLAGALLEAARSPRTTTIILMGLSRLAEIAALFARYGGADVPAAVVQHATLPTARAAIGTVADIAARAAHAGLAAPAVIVLGDVVRLARQGNQAPAALNHLLRELEPYAKVA; encoded by the coding sequence ATGACCAATTCGCCTCTTTTCCTACCCCGCCTGACGGTGGTGGGAGCCGGCCCCGGCGACCCCGAATTGCTGACGCTGAAGGGCGCGCGCGTGCTGGCCGCGGCCGACGTGGTGCTGTATGACGCGCTGGCCAACGACGAGCTGCTGGCCCACACCCGGCCCGGCACCGAGCTGGTATTCGTGGGTAAGCGGCTGGGCTTCAAGGCTTATTCGCAGGAAGAAATCAACGAACTGATTGTGCGGTGGGCTTATCGCCGCGGCCACGTGGTGCGGCTGAAGGGCGGCGACCCGTTTGTGTTTGGCCGGGGCCGCGAGGAGATGCTGCACGCCGAGGCGCACGGGCTGGCCACCGAGTACGTGCCGGGCATCAGCAGCGCGGTGGCGGCGGCGGGCAGCCTGGGCATTCCGCCTACCCACCGCGGGCTGAGCGAAGGCTTCCGGGTGCTGACCGCCACCACCGCCGACGGGCAGCTGGCGGGCGCGCTGCTGGAGGCAGCCCGCTCGCCGCGCACCACCACGATTATCCTGATGGGCCTGAGCCGCCTGGCCGAAATCGCGGCCTTGTTTGCCCGCTACGGCGGGGCCGACGTGCCGGCCGCCGTGGTTCAGCACGCCACCCTACCCACCGCCCGCGCCGCCATCGGCACCGTGGCCGACATCGCCGCGCGGGCCGCCCACGCGGGCCTGGCGGCTCCGGCCGTGATTGTGCTGGGCGACGTGGTGCGGCTGGCCCGGCAGGGCAATCAGGCCCCGGCCGCGCTCAACCACCTGCTGCGCGAATTGGAGCCCTACGCCAAGGTGGCCTGA
- the cysD gene encoding sulfate adenylyltransferase subunit CysD — MDYLDRLEAEAIHILREVAGQFERPALLFSGGKDSIALTRLAEKAFRPGKFPFPLVHIDTGHNFAEIIAYRDKLVASLGEKLVVRKVEDTIRARGLREPGGKYPSRNPLQTYTLLDVIEEFEFDACIGGARRDEEKARAKERIFSVRDDFGQWDPKRQRPELWNIYNGRIRKGENVRVFPISNWTELDVWNYIQREKIALPEIYFSHERQCVVLPSGQLLGLSEHLNLDDTDEIVNRRVRFRTVGDSTCTAAVESDAASVDDIIQDLLLAKVSERGATRLDDNLSETGMEDRKRNGYF, encoded by the coding sequence ATGGATTACCTAGATAGATTAGAGGCCGAAGCTATTCACATTCTGCGTGAGGTGGCGGGCCAGTTTGAGCGGCCGGCGCTGCTGTTTTCGGGGGGTAAGGACTCGATTGCGCTGACGAGGCTGGCGGAGAAGGCCTTTCGGCCGGGCAAGTTTCCGTTTCCGCTCGTGCACATTGATACGGGCCACAACTTCGCGGAAATTATCGCCTACCGCGATAAGCTGGTTGCTTCACTGGGCGAAAAGCTGGTGGTGCGCAAGGTGGAGGACACCATCAGGGCGCGCGGCCTGCGCGAGCCGGGCGGCAAGTATCCGAGCCGCAACCCGCTGCAAACGTACACTTTACTCGACGTTATTGAGGAGTTTGAGTTTGATGCCTGCATCGGTGGGGCGCGGCGCGACGAGGAGAAGGCCCGCGCCAAGGAGCGCATTTTTTCGGTGCGCGACGACTTTGGCCAGTGGGACCCCAAGCGCCAGCGCCCCGAGCTGTGGAACATCTACAACGGCCGCATTCGGAAGGGCGAAAACGTGCGCGTGTTTCCCATTTCGAACTGGACCGAGCTGGACGTGTGGAACTACATTCAGCGCGAAAAAATAGCGCTGCCCGAGATTTATTTCTCGCACGAGCGGCAGTGCGTGGTGCTGCCCAGCGGCCAGCTACTGGGCCTGAGTGAGCACCTGAACCTCGACGATACCGACGAAATAGTAAACCGCCGCGTGCGCTTCCGCACCGTGGGCGACTCCACCTGCACGGCCGCCGTGGAGAGCGACGCGGCCTCGGTGGACGACATTATTCAGGACCTGCTACTAGCCAAAGTGAGCGAGCGCGGCGCCACGCGGCTCGATGATAACCTGTCGGAAACCGGCATGGAAGACCGCAAGCGGAACGGGTATTTTTAA
- a CDS encoding TonB-dependent receptor domain-containing protein, which produces MKPVYSSFVLAPALLLASPVDALAQTDLIAISGVVREKGTGEALPGVSVSVKGASVGTQSDSDGRFAFRAKLRYPFILVFNALGHDTQELEIGSASQPVSVALEAKNVLTSEVVVSASRVEESRLKSPVAIEKLDIRAIKETPAPSFYDALENVKGVQMLTSSLTFKVPNTRGFNVPNNFRFMQLVDGVDMQAATLGVPLGNAIGPTELDIASVEITPGAASALYGMNAINGLANLTTKSAYTYQGLSVYQKIGVNHVDGIDRNPSVLTETAVRWAQAFGTDSRWAYKVNLDYLRGTDWLSNTQTDQNPQPLATANPAFPELAGAYNPAADLWNRYGDDTNSSLSITIPYQGKNQTFTVTRTGYYEKDLVHPVVRNIKADASVYYKLTDKVELSYNYRFGLMDGVFQRGNKIQLDGVTVQNHKLELKGSDFAVRAYTLLENTGNSYNLNPLALNLDLQNGSNAVWGKKFTTALQSQLQAGVGLAPAMVAARAAADAGRAEPGTQAFNDLKNQIIGINNWDSGVNVKGAPIPGGAALSQHSRTYHTEGTWNLGPRIKFLDVLVGADARVYQIIPDGNNFVDFSRPLAERNQPGGNYVYYNKFGAFVQGTKLLLDDKLKLTGSLRVDYNPEFTAKVNPRLAAVYTLAEKHNFRASYQNGWRFPSLFEALSFVNNGNVRRVGGLARVNDGLNYLQNSYTRASIDQFNAAVNAYVAANNGTTAAQAAVLPQNSRLLQVANLPTEQPEQINAFEVGYRSVLLDNKLAIDADAYYNVYSGFLGQVEVSVPKDASGNQVAVGTDAAALAALRANRDARQDRYRVYTNSRQNYHSYGSTLGLTYNFIGKFTAGGNINYNALSANSAADVFVTGFNTPKWAGSASFGNREIARNLGFNIVYHWQTSFYWESPLANGQVPAYTNLDAQVNLRVPNLKSTIKVGGTNVFDRRYYQYAAGPTIGALYYASITFDATVLH; this is translated from the coding sequence ATGAAGCCCGTTTACTCTTCTTTTGTCTTAGCCCCGGCCCTGCTGCTTGCCAGCCCAGTGGATGCCCTGGCCCAAACCGACCTGATTGCCATCAGTGGCGTAGTGCGCGAAAAAGGCACCGGGGAGGCGCTGCCCGGCGTCAGCGTTAGCGTGAAGGGTGCCAGCGTGGGCACGCAGAGCGACAGCGACGGCCGGTTTGCCTTCAGGGCGAAGCTGCGCTACCCCTTCATTTTGGTCTTTAACGCCCTGGGCCACGATACGCAGGAGCTGGAAATAGGCAGCGCCAGCCAGCCCGTTTCGGTAGCGCTAGAGGCGAAGAACGTGCTGACCAGTGAGGTAGTCGTATCGGCCTCGCGGGTGGAGGAAAGCCGGCTGAAGTCGCCGGTGGCCATTGAGAAGCTCGACATTCGGGCCATCAAGGAAACGCCGGCCCCGAGCTTTTATGATGCGCTCGAAAACGTGAAGGGCGTGCAGATGCTCACCAGCAGCCTCACCTTTAAAGTGCCGAATACTAGGGGCTTTAACGTGCCGAATAACTTCCGCTTCATGCAGCTCGTGGATGGCGTGGATATGCAGGCCGCCACCCTGGGCGTGCCGCTGGGCAACGCCATCGGGCCGACCGAATTGGACATTGCCAGCGTGGAAATCACGCCCGGCGCGGCCTCGGCCCTGTATGGCATGAACGCCATCAACGGCCTGGCCAATCTCACCACCAAGAGCGCCTACACCTACCAGGGCCTGAGCGTGTACCAAAAAATCGGGGTAAACCACGTCGATGGCATCGACCGCAACCCGAGCGTGCTCACCGAAACGGCCGTGCGCTGGGCGCAGGCGTTTGGCACCGACAGCCGCTGGGCCTACAAGGTGAACCTCGACTACCTGCGGGGCACCGACTGGCTCTCGAACACCCAAACCGACCAGAACCCGCAGCCGCTGGCCACGGCCAACCCGGCCTTTCCGGAGCTGGCGGGCGCCTACAACCCGGCCGCCGACCTCTGGAACCGCTACGGCGACGACACCAACTCGTCGCTCTCCATTACGATTCCTTATCAGGGTAAAAACCAGACGTTTACCGTAACCCGCACGGGCTACTACGAGAAGGACCTGGTTCACCCCGTGGTGCGCAACATCAAGGCCGACGCCAGTGTGTATTATAAGCTGACCGACAAGGTAGAGCTGAGCTACAACTACCGGTTTGGGCTGATGGACGGCGTGTTTCAGCGCGGCAACAAAATTCAGCTCGATGGCGTGACGGTGCAAAACCACAAACTGGAGCTGAAGGGCAGCGACTTTGCGGTGCGGGCCTACACGCTGCTCGAAAACACGGGTAACTCGTACAACCTCAACCCACTAGCGCTGAACCTGGACCTGCAAAACGGCTCGAACGCGGTGTGGGGCAAAAAATTCACCACTGCCCTGCAAAGCCAGCTACAGGCGGGGGTAGGGCTGGCCCCGGCGATGGTGGCCGCCCGCGCCGCCGCCGACGCCGGCCGCGCCGAGCCCGGCACGCAGGCTTTCAACGACCTCAAAAACCAGATTATCGGTATAAATAACTGGGACAGCGGCGTGAACGTGAAGGGCGCGCCCATTCCGGGCGGCGCGGCGCTGTCGCAGCACAGCCGCACCTACCACACCGAGGGCACCTGGAACCTGGGCCCGCGCATCAAGTTTCTGGATGTGCTGGTGGGCGCCGATGCCCGCGTGTACCAGATTATTCCCGACGGCAACAACTTCGTGGATTTCAGCCGGCCGCTGGCCGAGCGCAATCAGCCGGGCGGCAACTACGTGTATTACAATAAGTTCGGAGCCTTTGTGCAGGGCACTAAGCTGCTGCTCGACGACAAGCTTAAGCTCACCGGGTCGCTGCGGGTGGATTATAACCCCGAGTTTACGGCCAAGGTAAACCCGCGCCTGGCGGCCGTGTACACGCTGGCCGAGAAGCACAATTTCCGGGCTTCGTACCAGAATGGCTGGCGTTTTCCGTCGCTGTTTGAGGCCCTTTCCTTCGTGAACAACGGCAACGTGCGCCGCGTGGGCGGCCTGGCCCGCGTGAACGACGGGCTGAATTACCTGCAAAATTCCTACACCCGCGCCTCCATCGACCAGTTCAACGCGGCCGTGAACGCCTACGTGGCCGCCAACAACGGCACGACCGCCGCCCAGGCCGCCGTGCTGCCCCAAAACAGCCGCCTGCTGCAAGTAGCCAACCTGCCCACCGAGCAGCCCGAGCAAATCAACGCCTTCGAGGTGGGCTACCGCAGCGTGCTGCTCGACAATAAGTTAGCCATTGACGCCGATGCGTATTATAACGTGTACTCGGGCTTTTTGGGCCAGGTAGAAGTGAGCGTGCCCAAAGATGCCAGCGGCAACCAGGTGGCCGTGGGCACCGATGCCGCCGCGCTGGCCGCCCTGCGCGCCAACCGCGATGCCCGCCAGGACCGCTACCGCGTGTACACCAACTCGCGCCAGAATTACCACAGCTACGGCTCCACGCTGGGCCTGACCTACAACTTCATCGGCAAATTCACGGCAGGCGGCAATATTAACTACAACGCCTTGTCGGCCAACAGCGCGGCGGACGTGTTCGTGACGGGTTTCAACACCCCGAAATGGGCCGGCAGCGCCTCGTTTGGCAACCGCGAAATCGCGCGCAACCTGGGCTTCAACATCGTGTACCACTGGCAAACTTCCTTTTACTGGGAAAGCCCGCTGGCCAACGGCCAGGTTCCCGCCTACACCAACCTCGATGCCCAGGTAAACCTGCGCGTGCCGAATCTGAAATCGACCATCAAAGTCGGCGGCACCAACGTGTTTGACCGCCGCTACTACCAGTACGCCGCCGGCCCCACCATCGGGGCGCTCTACTACGCCAGCATCACGTTCGATGCCACGGTGCTGCATTAA
- a CDS encoding sulfate adenylyltransferase subunit 1: MDILRFITCGSVDDGKSTLIGRLLYDSDSVSLDVLATLEKKRNATNSTDVDLALLTDGLKAEREQGITIDVAHKYFTTPRRKFIITDAPGHVQYTRNMVTGASNADLAIVLVDARQGVIEQTRRHTLLASLLGIRQFVLAVNKLDLVGYDEAVFQQIVADYQEIAGQLKLAHVVAIPLSALHGDNVVKRSKHIDWYHGPSLLEHLESVPVPADANPHEPRFQVQYVIRPQTEELPDYRSYAGRIQSGTYRVGDRVRVWPSGLETVIDVIEIDQKAVASATAPQGVVLSLRDDVDVSRGSTIVPVSAHPAVVRELEATLCWMDERPLRAGRKLLVQHHAAVVKASVTTILQKTDIETFESQGTDEAKLNDIVRVRLKTALPLVVDEYRQNRATGAFILVDEQTGATLAAGLVAATDPEYFTQEIPVEPAFSI, translated from the coding sequence ATGGATATTCTCCGATTTATTACCTGCGGCAGCGTGGACGACGGCAAGAGCACGCTCATCGGCCGTTTGCTGTACGACAGCGACTCGGTGTCGCTCGACGTGCTGGCGACGCTGGAAAAGAAGCGTAACGCCACCAACAGCACCGACGTGGACCTGGCGCTGCTCACCGACGGCCTCAAGGCGGAGCGCGAGCAGGGCATCACGATTGACGTGGCGCACAAGTACTTCACTACCCCCCGCCGCAAGTTTATCATCACCGACGCGCCGGGCCACGTGCAGTACACCCGCAACATGGTGACCGGCGCGAGCAACGCCGACCTGGCCATTGTGCTGGTGGATGCGCGCCAGGGCGTGATTGAGCAGACGCGCCGCCACACGCTGCTGGCCTCGCTGCTGGGCATCCGGCAGTTTGTGCTGGCCGTGAACAAGCTGGATTTGGTAGGCTACGACGAGGCCGTTTTTCAGCAGATAGTCGCTGACTACCAGGAAATTGCCGGGCAGTTGAAGCTGGCGCACGTGGTGGCCATTCCGCTGAGCGCGCTGCACGGCGACAACGTGGTGAAGCGCTCAAAGCACATTGACTGGTACCACGGCCCGAGCCTGCTGGAACACCTGGAGAGCGTGCCCGTGCCGGCCGATGCGAACCCCCACGAGCCGCGCTTTCAGGTGCAGTACGTCATTCGGCCGCAGACGGAAGAGCTGCCCGACTACCGGAGCTACGCGGGTCGTATTCAGAGCGGTACGTACCGCGTGGGCGACCGGGTGCGGGTGTGGCCCTCGGGCCTCGAAACGGTGATTGACGTCATTGAAATCGACCAAAAGGCGGTGGCCTCGGCCACTGCGCCCCAGGGCGTGGTGCTGAGCCTGCGCGACGATGTGGACGTGAGCCGCGGCAGCACCATCGTGCCCGTGAGCGCCCACCCGGCGGTGGTGCGCGAGCTGGAAGCCACGCTGTGCTGGATGGATGAGCGCCCGCTGCGCGCCGGCCGCAAGCTGCTGGTGCAGCACCACGCCGCCGTGGTGAAGGCGTCGGTGACGACCATTTTGCAGAAAACCGATATCGAAACCTTTGAAAGCCAGGGCACTGACGAGGCCAAACTGAACGACATCGTGCGGGTGCGCCTCAAAACGGCCCTACCCCTGGTAGTGGACGAGTACCGCCAGAACCGCGCCACCGGCGCCTTCATCCTGGTGGATGAGCAAACCGGCGCTACCCTGGCCGCCGGCCTGGTGGCCGCCACCGACCCCGAGTATTTCACGCAGGAGATTCCAGTGGAGCCGGCATTTTCTATCTGA
- the cysI gene encoding assimilatory sulfite reductase (NADPH) hemoprotein subunit, translated as MSVILPPTPPAHSEVEHVKVASRYLRGTIVESLNNRLTGALNPDDTHLIKFHGSYQQTDRDLESERKRQKLEPLFSFMIRVRVPGGVASAAQWQRLDALADAYGNGTMKLTTRQTFQLHGVLKRDLPAAIQGFNEVQMDSIAGCGDVNRNVMCNTNPHESALHGEVVALAQAISTHLTPRTTAYREIWLDGSLLETTEAVDDEPIYGHTYLPRKFKIALALPPYNDSDIFSNDIGLIAIEENGALAGFNVAIGGGLGMTFGLPETYPRLADLIGFVTPDKVLEVCEKIVTIQRDWGNRANRKISRFKYTIDRVGLPAVVAELHQRLGYALAEARPYQFYSSSDAFGWTQGTNGLSQLVLFVEGGRILDRPGYRLKSALREISSFHTGEFRLTGNQNLILANIEPQHRARVQAVLEENGAAPKAEQLTALRRDALACVALNTCSQAFAEAERYLPQLLDKLDAVIRAHGLAENGILIRMTGCPNGCARPYLGEIGLVGRAPGRYNLYLGADHAGERLNKLYREMLDEDDILQELTPLLATYATNRQFNEGFGDFVVRTGVVKATVRGLDFHA; from the coding sequence ATGTCCGTTATCCTGCCCCCTACCCCCCCTGCGCACTCCGAAGTCGAGCACGTGAAAGTTGCCAGCCGCTACCTGCGCGGCACTATTGTCGAGAGCCTCAACAACCGCCTCACCGGCGCGCTGAACCCCGACGATACGCACCTCATCAAGTTTCACGGCTCATACCAGCAAACCGACCGCGACCTCGAAAGCGAGCGCAAGCGCCAGAAGCTGGAGCCGCTGTTCTCCTTTATGATTCGGGTGCGGGTGCCGGGCGGCGTGGCCTCGGCGGCGCAGTGGCAGCGCCTGGATGCGCTGGCCGACGCCTACGGCAACGGCACGATGAAGCTTACCACGCGCCAGACGTTTCAGCTGCACGGCGTGTTGAAGCGCGATTTACCAGCTGCTATTCAGGGTTTTAATGAGGTGCAGATGGACAGCATCGCGGGCTGCGGCGACGTGAACCGCAACGTGATGTGCAACACCAACCCGCACGAGTCGGCGCTGCACGGCGAGGTGGTGGCGCTGGCCCAGGCCATCAGCACGCACCTCACGCCGCGCACCACGGCCTACCGCGAAATCTGGCTCGATGGCAGCCTGCTCGAAACCACCGAAGCCGTGGACGACGAGCCGATTTACGGCCACACCTACCTGCCGCGCAAGTTCAAAATCGCGCTGGCCCTACCCCCCTACAACGACTCCGACATCTTTTCTAATGACATTGGCCTTATCGCTATTGAGGAAAATGGCGCGCTGGCGGGCTTCAACGTGGCCATCGGGGGTGGGCTGGGCATGACCTTTGGCCTGCCCGAAACCTACCCCCGCCTGGCCGACCTCATCGGCTTCGTGACTCCAGATAAAGTACTGGAAGTGTGCGAGAAAATCGTGACTATTCAACGCGACTGGGGCAACCGCGCTAACCGCAAAATCTCGCGCTTCAAGTATACCATCGACCGCGTGGGCCTGCCGGCCGTGGTGGCCGAGCTGCACCAGCGCCTAGGCTACGCGCTGGCCGAGGCGCGGCCCTACCAGTTTTACAGCTCCAGCGACGCCTTTGGGTGGACGCAGGGCACCAACGGTTTGTCGCAGCTCGTGTTGTTTGTGGAAGGCGGGCGCATACTCGACCGGCCGGGCTACCGGTTGAAGTCGGCGCTGCGCGAAATCAGCAGCTTCCACACTGGCGAGTTTCGCCTCACGGGCAACCAAAACCTGATTCTGGCCAACATTGAGCCGCAGCACCGCGCTCGTGTTCAAGCTGTTCTGGAAGAAAACGGTGCCGCGCCCAAGGCCGAGCAGCTCACCGCCCTGCGCCGCGACGCCCTGGCCTGCGTGGCCCTCAACACCTGCTCGCAGGCCTTCGCCGAAGCCGAGCGCTACCTGCCCCAGCTGCTCGATAAGCTCGATGCCGTAATTCGGGCCCACGGCCTGGCCGAAAACGGCATCCTCATCCGCATGACGGGCTGCCCGAATGGCTGCGCCCGCCCCTACCTGGGCGAAATCGGCTTGGTGGGCCGCGCGCCCGGCCGCTACAACCTCTACCTAGGCGCCGACCACGCCGGCGAACGGCTTAATAAGCTCTACCGTGAGATGCTGGATGAAGATGACATTTTGCAGGAATTAACTCCCCTGTTGGCCACTTACGCCACTAATCGCCAGTTCAATGAGGGTTTTGGCGACTTCGTGGTGCGGACGGGGGTAGTGAAAGCCACCGTGCGCGGGTTGGATTTTCACGCCTGA
- a CDS encoding TSUP family transporter translates to MATDLLTPPPPTAAAPRPRPVGGGPLPVFLDLAQRRILLVGGGPEALEQLAAVLAAEPTAAVTVVAPRLRPTLRALAARHPQVVLLERTFEPNDLPGHDLVLVATDDAVLHGLVRAGAAARRLHAVAALGPPDEVAAVAYWQRVATYSLAAFAGFLVLSILSYYFTWPQVLHIAQNSGMFYTFVAVGFGAQLIDGMLGMGYGVVSAISLMSLGLNPLAVSASIHTAEMFTSGASGYHHYQFGNVNKRLFKVLLLPGIAGSVGGALLLVHFGVKYANYIKPLLAVYLLILGIRIIAKAVRKQPQVRRKVKNAGWLAGAGGFLDSFGGGGWGPLVTSTLIANGRTPNFVIGTVSLVEFFVTLASALTFFSMGGLSHWQIVAGLIVGGVAAAPLAARLAGRIPTRLMFIGVGLMVVAWSLWALRHGLELLGG, encoded by the coding sequence ATGGCAACTGACCTGCTTACGCCCCCGCCGCCAACCGCGGCTGCTCCCAGGCCCAGGCCGGTGGGCGGCGGCCCGCTACCCGTGTTTCTGGACTTGGCGCAGCGGCGTATTTTGCTGGTGGGCGGCGGCCCTGAAGCTTTAGAGCAGCTCGCGGCCGTGCTGGCCGCCGAGCCCACGGCCGCCGTCACGGTAGTGGCTCCGCGGCTGCGGCCCACCCTGCGCGCTCTGGCCGCCCGCCACCCGCAGGTGGTACTGCTGGAGCGCACCTTCGAGCCCAACGACCTACCCGGCCACGACCTCGTGCTGGTGGCCACCGATGATGCCGTGCTGCACGGGCTGGTGCGGGCTGGCGCGGCCGCCCGCCGCCTGCACGCCGTGGCCGCCCTCGGCCCCCCCGATGAGGTAGCGGCCGTGGCCTACTGGCAGCGGGTGGCAACCTATTCGCTGGCCGCGTTCGCGGGCTTCTTGGTGCTCAGCATTTTATCGTATTATTTTACCTGGCCGCAGGTGTTGCACATCGCTCAGAATTCGGGCATGTTCTACACCTTCGTAGCGGTGGGTTTTGGGGCGCAGCTTATTGACGGGATGCTGGGCATGGGCTACGGCGTGGTATCGGCCATCAGCTTAATGTCGTTGGGGCTGAACCCGTTGGCGGTAAGCGCCAGTATTCACACGGCCGAGATGTTTACCAGCGGCGCGTCGGGCTACCACCACTACCAGTTTGGCAACGTGAATAAGCGGCTGTTCAAGGTGCTGCTGCTGCCCGGCATCGCGGGCTCGGTGGGCGGGGCGCTGCTGCTGGTCCATTTTGGGGTCAAATACGCGAATTATATCAAGCCGCTGCTGGCCGTATACCTGCTCATTCTGGGCATCCGCATCATTGCCAAGGCCGTGCGCAAACAGCCGCAGGTGCGCCGCAAAGTGAAGAATGCGGGCTGGCTGGCTGGTGCGGGTGGCTTCCTCGATTCGTTTGGTGGGGGCGGCTGGGGGCCGCTGGTCACGAGCACACTCATTGCTAACGGCCGCACGCCCAACTTCGTCATCGGCACAGTGAGCCTGGTCGAGTTTTTCGTGACTCTCGCTAGTGCGCTCACCTTTTTCTCGATGGGCGGCCTCTCGCACTGGCAAATTGTGGCCGGCCTCATTGTGGGCGGCGTGGCGGCCGCGCCGCTGGCCGCCCGCCTGGCCGGGCGCATCCCTACCCGCCTCATGTTCATCGGTGTGGGGCTGATGGTGGTGGCCTGGAGCCTGTGGGCGCTACGCCACGGCTTGGAACTGCTGGGGGGGTAG